AAAAAACACGCCCATGTGTTGTGATTTCCCCCGATGAGATGAATCGCTATATTTCGACGGTGATTATTGCGCCTATGACGACTAGAGGGCGCGTATATCCTACCCGCGTCATTTGTCAGTTTCAAGAAAAAGCAGGGCAAATAGTTATCGATCAAATTCGCACAGTTGATAAAACAAGATTAGTAAAGCGGCTTGGGCAAATCAGTCAGGATGAGCAAAAACTAGTTCTGGGAATTTTGGCAGAAATGTTTGCTGAATAGGAGATTACAGTCTGAATTATCGTTAAGGTTATGATTGATATTGTGGCTAATTTGTCCAAAGAAAAACTATGACTCAAACCTCCCCCCCGCCTTTACCAATTCAGGAAACACAACCTCAGCAAATATCCCTCCCTGAAATACCTACATCCAATTTTTGGGCATCGGATTTTCAGCAAGAAGTGACAGCTTTGACGACGAGACTGTTTATCCAATTGCGTCGCCGCCCGACAACCCTGATTGCAGGGGTGTTACAGCCTTTGATGTGGTTGCTCTTATTTGGTGCGTTATTTAGTGGTTTGCCTAAAGGTTTAGTTGGTGATGGTCAGACCTATGTACAGTTTTTAGCGGCGGGGATCATTGTCTTTACAGCCTTTAGCAGTGCGCTGAATTCGGGATTACCGATGCTGTTCGATCGCGAATTTGGTTTTCTCAATCGCATCTTGGTTGCGCCCTTAGTATCACGATTTTCGATTATTGTGGCTTCCGCGATTTTTATCATTGTGTTGAGTATGGTGCAAACCGTGGCGATCGTCGCAGTCAGTGGCTTGATGGGTGCGAGCTTACCCAGTCTGAGTGGTTTAGCCATAATGTCATTAATCTTGATGCTGCTAATCGTCGATTTCACGATGTTGAGCTTGGGACTTGCCTTTGCCATGCCAGGACATCAAGAGATGTTAGCTTTTATTTTCTTGGTGAATTTACCATTAATGTTTTCTAGCACAGCTCTTGCACCTCTTGCTTTTATGCCAACTTGGTTGCAATGGATCGCTAGCCTTAACCCTCTATCTTGGGCGATCGAGCCAATTCGTTATGTTTACAGCCACAGCACATGGGCATGGGATAGCGTGGTATTTACGGCTCCTTGGGGAAATATGACGATCGCTAATGCGGCGATCGCCCTACTCAGTTTTGGTGTATTTGTCGGTATTTTCATTCGAGGGACTTTACGGCGAGGCGTAGCATGATTGCGGAAATGGGTGAAGTTCCCGCTTTGCCTGAAGTCCAACCCT
This genomic stretch from Pseudanabaena galeata CCNP1313 harbors:
- a CDS encoding type II toxin-antitoxin system PemK/MazF family toxin, translated to MGLNVKRFDVFLVNLDPTIGNEIQKTRPCVVISPDEMNRYISTVIIAPMTTRGRVYPTRVICQFQEKAGQIVIDQIRTVDKTRLVKRLGQISQDEQKLVLGILAEMFAE
- a CDS encoding ABC transporter permease — translated: MTQTSPPPLPIQETQPQQISLPEIPTSNFWASDFQQEVTALTTRLFIQLRRRPTTLIAGVLQPLMWLLLFGALFSGLPKGLVGDGQTYVQFLAAGIIVFTAFSSALNSGLPMLFDREFGFLNRILVAPLVSRFSIIVASAIFIIVLSMVQTVAIVAVSGLMGASLPSLSGLAIMSLILMLLIVDFTMLSLGLAFAMPGHQEMLAFIFLVNLPLMFSSTALAPLAFMPTWLQWIASLNPLSWAIEPIRYVYSHSTWAWDSVVFTAPWGNMTIANAAIALLSFGVFVGIFIRGTLRRGVA